One Mya arenaria isolate MELC-2E11 chromosome 5, ASM2691426v1 genomic window carries:
- the LOC128234560 gene encoding phosphopantothenate--cysteine ligase-like gives MAEAVDFFNKTSEPPGFQVKCDKINEFCRDHRTCRDIPIVLVTSGGTTVPLEGNTVRFIDNFSIGTRGSASAEYFLDQGYAVIFLHRARSLQPFARHLPQTHLLDILQIQPDGCLQVREEESQKIAKVVERYHSVMREGRLLLVDFTSLGDYLHLLRATSRILNPLGKRAILYLAAAVSDFYIPVDKMPEHKIQSSNGPLQLSLELVPKMLEALVKHWLQEAYIVSFKLETNPDLLIGKARQALNKYGHQLVIGNILTTRKHSVVMVTQNGEESIQLNSGEITAGVEIETKIVENIVTRYNKFCEEQSH, from the exons atggcGGAAGCAGTGgatttctttaacaaaacaaGTGAACCACCTGGATTTCAagtaaaatgtgataaaattaatgagttTTGTCGTGACCATAGGACTTGCAGAGATATACCAATAGTCCTTGTAACA tctGGCGGAACAACTGTCCCACTAGAAGGCAACACTGTCAGATTCATAGACAACTTCAGCATTGGCACTCGGGGATCTGCATCCGCAGA ATATTTCCTGGACCAAGGTTATGCTGTGATATTCCTGCACCGAGCTCGGTCATTGCAGCCTTTTGCCCGACATCTTCCTCAAACTCATCTCTTAGACATTCTACAGATTCAGCCAGATGGATGTCTCCAAG TTCGAGAAGAAGAAAGCCAAAAGATTGCCAAAGTTGTAGAGAGATACCATTCTGTCATGAGGGAAGGGAGACTACTCCTGGTGGATTTCACATCACTTGGGGATTACCTCCACTTACTGAGGGCCACATCACGAATTCTTAATCCCCTTGGAAAAAGGGCTATTCTGTATCTGGCAGCTGCTGTGTCTGACTTTTATATTCCTGTTGATAAGATG CCTGAGCACAAGATTCAATCAAGCAATGGTCCTCTACAACTGTCACTGGAGCTTGTACCAAAAATGTTGGAGGCCCTTGTAAAACACTGGCTTCAGGAGGCATACATTGTCTCCTTCAAG CTTGAAACAAACCCAGACCTTCTTATTGGAAAAGCCAGACAGGCCCTCAACAAATATGGCCATCAGCTCGTCATTGGCAACATACTTACCACGCGTAAACACTCTGTGGTTATGGTTACACAGAATGGGGAGGAGAGTATACAACTAAAttcaggggagatcactgctgGAGTTGAGATCGAGACCAAGATTGTGGAGAACATTGTCACTCGATATAATAAGTTTTGTGAGGAACAAAGTCATTGa
- the LOC128234559 gene encoding 3-hydroxyisobutyryl-CoA hydrolase, mitochondrial-like, which produces MLLRPVRRLCVMMNHARLAAPYSTSSSIDDEVIVQRIKNSGVLTLNRPKSLNALNLRMIRKMMPVLTDWENDPHMDMVIMKGTGSKAFCAGGDILAVTEAGKVGGDLARDFFKEEYILNNKIGTYLLPYVAIIDGITMGGGVGLSVHGAFRVATERTVFAMPETAIGLFPDVGGGYFLPRLGGRLGVYLALTGFRLKGRDIHKAGIATHFVQSSKIQALEEALLKLHDPEALDIAHTLDKFQEESTDVLDNEFVLADHMEDINRLFAGNTVEEIIENLRKDGSPWAAAQLEILSKMSPVSMKITLRLLIEGEQRSFQDNFQVEYRLSQRCIEDNDFYEGVRAVLIDKDQKPKWKPATLEEVTKEHVDWYFSPLPQDRELEL; this is translated from the exons ATGCTGTTAAGGCCAGTGAGAAGACTGTGTGTTATGATGAACCATGCG AGGCTGGCAGCACCGTATTCAACCTCCTCCAGCATTGACGATGAAGTGATTGTTCAGCGTATCAAAAACTCTGGTGTGCTGACGTTAAACAGACCAAAGTCACTTAACGCATTGAACCTCCGCATGATTCGGAAGATGATGCCAGTATTAACA GACTGGGAAAATGATCCACATATGGATATGGTCATTATGAAGGGGACCGGAAGCAAGGCTTTCTGTGCGGGAGGTGACATTTTAG CTGTGACAGAGGCAGGGAAGGTGGGAGGAGATCTAGCCAGGGACTTCTTCAAGGAGGAATACATTCTCAACAATAAAATAG GTACATATCTGCTTCCCTATGTGGCCATTATAGATGGAATCACTATGGGAGGG GGTGTTGGCCTGTCTGTACATGGAGCATTCCGGGTGGCCACTGAGAGAACTGTTTTTGCCATGCCAGAAACTGCAATAG GCCTTTTCCCTGATGTTGGAGGTGGCTACTTCCTACCCCGGTTGGGCGGGCGACTGGGCGTGTATCTAGCTCTAACTGGGTTCAGGCTGAAGGGCAGGGACATCCACAAAGCTGGCATTGCAACACACTTTGTACAGTCTAGTAAG ATTCAAGCTCTGGAAGAGGCCCTACTGAAACTTCACGACCCGGAGGCCCTGGACATAGCGCACACTCTGGACAAATTCCAGGAAGAG AGCACAGATGTACTGGACAACGAGTTTGTTCTGGCTGACCACATGGAAGACATTAACAGGCTGTTTGCTGGTAACACAGTGGAAGAAATCATAGAAAATCTCAGGAAAGATGGCTCACCTTGGGCTGCTGCACAGCTGGAGATTCTCAGCAAAATG TCTCCAGTGTCTATGAAGATCACCTTGCGACTGTTGATTGAGGGTGAACAAAGAAGTTTCCAGGATAACTTTCAGGTGGAATACAGGCTTAGTCAGCGATGTATTGAGGACAACGATTTCTATGAGGGGGTCCGAGCAG tattaATTGACAAGGACCAGAAACCAAAATGGAAACCTGCCACACTTGAAGAGGTGACAAAAGAACATGTAGACTGGTATTTCTCTCCACTACCTCAGGACAGGGAACTTGAGCTTTAA